The Anaerohalosphaeraceae bacterium DNA segment AGTTCTGGTGTTCAACGCCGCTGCAAACAAAACCATTCCGATGGATTTAAGTGATTATGAAATCACACGGGATGACCAGGGACGGAGGGATTCCGTGATGGTCATCAAACTGGAACAGCCGGAAGTCCTGATTTCTGAAGCAGTAGCTCAGGAAGCCGCCCAAATGATCCTGAAAGCCGCAGATCAGGGCCCTAAGGGAATTATTATTCAAATTGACCTTCCCGGCGGACAGGGAGGACCAATGCGTCAGATTGCCGAAGCCATCACCACAGCCCTGGACAACACCGGCTGTCGGGTGGCTGCCTTCCTGTCGGGCGGTCAATACGGAGGCGCTTTTTCGGCAGCGGGCGTAGTGGCTCTTGCCTGTGAGAAGATTTATATCGCCCCTACGGCCGCAATGGGGGCTGTAGGGCCGATGGGCAGCGGAGGCATAAAGACAGACGATGAATATCTCCAAATGCTTCAAACGTATGCTCCGGACACGCTGGCTTCATTCAGTGTCTATGCAGCCACCCTGGCTCAGCGAGGCAATCGCCCCGAACTGCTGGCCCAGGCCCTGATCGACAAGCATTTATCCATTGCAGAGGTTCGAACCCCGGACGGCAAACTGTCTGTTGTGGAAATCTCCCGCAGACAGGAAAATCAGGCCGTTGTACGGATGATTGCGGAAGGATTGCCGGAAACGGCCTCTGCCGGCGGTTCCCCGCTTCGTTCTGTGGGCAAACTTCTCTCACTTCCTTCTGCGGAAGCCGTTCGCTGGAAGTTGGCTGACAAACAAGCCGCTTCACTGAGTGAGGTCCTTTCTGATATGGGACTGAGTGAAGTCCCTGTTGTAAATGTGGGCGGCCTGTCAAGCACAATTCAAAAATTCACCACAGCCAAGAAAAATCTCGATCAGCTGCTTGCCAAGATTCAGGCAGAGGAAGACCGCGTCAGCACGCTGGAAAACCATCTGAATACCCTCGAAGAACTGGCCATTAAAAGTACTGTCACCCGTGAGGTGACTCGCGGCGGTCAATATGAAAATTACCGTCGCGGAACGGTACGGCTGATTGACTCGGACCGACTTTGGGATCGTTATTATAATGAAAGAGACTCGGGAAATACCGATATTCCGCTGCAGGACCGCTACGGCCGTGAGATAACGACCCGTGAGCGTTCAGGTCCGCAAGCTCGCGAAAAGGTTGTGGAAGAGCAACCCACCGGAAATATTGACGATATTCGGCGTCAATTAATTGCTCTTACTGCCGAAATGATTGCTGACTACCAAAGGGCTATCGGCTTGGCCCGTCGCTGGCCTGGGGCCCTGCCGGCGGGTATTTCTTTGGAAACCCTCCAGAAAAATCTGCTCTCTGCCCAAACTCTCCTGACCATACAGCAACGAAGATTAATGCAGGGATACTGATGCAAAAAGAAAGACCGCAGGCCCAATCTGTTGTGTCTGCGGTCTTTCTGAATAAATAGAGTTTGTGCTTGACGCTACGGGTGCTTTTATCTATCCTATTTTACCATTCCCATCGATTTGGAAATAAAAAACGAGATAAACAGCCTTTTTTTGCCTGTTTTATCGAGGGAGTATTATGAAAACAAAAAAACTCTCTGCTTTCTGCCGGCGGCAGCTCGGTGCAGCCTCCCTTTTGATGCCGGTTTTTTTGTTCAGCTGCGCAACAGAACAAAAACCAGCGTTGCCGCTCGAACAGCCCGTAGATTTAAATAAAACTATAGGAAACCTTGCCGACCTTTACCAGTTTAATGCGATTGAAGTCCGCGGATTCGGGATAGCAGCGGGTTTAAACGGGACCGGCTCCTCTGAATGTCCGCCGGCACTGCGGGCGGAACTGGAAAAATACATTCGCCAACAGCTTCCCAAAACAGGCGGTCTAAGCCCCAGGCAGTTCATCGACAGTCCTAATACAGCTGTTGTAGAAATCAACGGCACAATTCCTCGTCTTGCGGAGAAAAAGGAAACCTTCGACCTGCTGGTTTTTCCAATCGACCGGACGACCGCGTCTTTGGATGGGGGATATGTTTATACAGCCCCTCTCAAAGAACGCAGCACCTTCGTTCGTTACGACCAATATGCAAAGACTTTTGCCTCCGCCCACGGCCAATTGTTCCGCAATAAACTGGATCAGGAGAATGCTTCCAACTGGTACCTGCTTGGAGGCGGAACAGTCGAAAATGAGGCCGCCCTGTCTTTGGTTCTGCGGGAGCCGTCCTTCCAGGCCGTCAATGTTATTCGCAACCGGCTGAATGAGCGTTTCGGCCCGGATACGGCAACAGCGGTATCTTCTTCAGAGATTTCCCTGAAAATACCGCCCCGTTATCGGGAACAGAAAGAACGTTTTCTTTCTATGGTTCATAAATTCTACTTAATGAATGAGGAGGCGGCGGTCAAACGCCATATAGAAGGTCTCTTAGAGAAGTTGAAAAAAGAAACTGACAAAACCGATGCAGAAATCGGTTTGGAAGCGGTCGGAAAGAGAGTATTAAATCGATTGGCGCCCCTGCTGGGTTCCGCAGATGACAAGATTCGTTTTCATGCCGCCCGATGTATGCTGAATCTTGGAGATGAAGAGGCCCTGTCTGTTATGGAAGCCTTTTCCAAAGATACGAACAATCCTTATTGTCTTGCGGCTCTTGAAACGATTGGGCTGACGGTTCGCCCCCGAAAATCAGAACCGATTCTTCTTCGGGCGGCCTCCAGTGACCTTCCGGATGTGCGGTTGACTGCCTACAGACAACTGGAAAGAATCCAGAGTTCCTCCATTTCCCGCAATCTGATTGCAGATAGTTTTGTCGTGGACAGGGTTTTCTGCAGCGGACGCCCTCTCATTTACGTCTTTCGCTCCGAAGCACCCAAAATTGTCCTTTTCGGCAGTCCCATTCACTGCAAACCCGATGTCTTCCTCCAATCCGAGAATACAGGGATTCTTCTGAATGCCAAACCCGAGGATAAAATGATCGCTGTATCCCGAAGGCATCCCAATCGTCCCCGACTGATTGGGCCGATTTATTCAAACCGTGAATTGTCCGCCTTGATTCGGACACTCGGAGAAAGCGCTGATCCGAGCGATAATCCGAAAAAACAGCCGGGTCTGGCGGTGCCCTATCAGGATATTATCCTTCTGCTCAAACAGTTAGCGGAAAACAAAATGGTGGATGCGGAATTTCTGGCCGGCCCTATGACTCAGGCGGGTTCTTTCTTACAGAAAACGGCACAAAACGACCGATAACTGAGAAAGAAGAAGCCTTTTATTAAGACATATTGGACAGAAGATATCGGATAAAGAGGTATATGGAATAATGAAGTTAGAAAAGGTTGTCATCAATGGATTTAAGAGCTTTGCGGACAAAACTGAACTTCAGTTTAACCAGCCGATTACAGGCATTGTCGGCCCCAATGGATGCGGGAAAAGCAATGTAGTGGATGCTATCAAGTGGGTTTTGGGCAGCCAAAGCCCGAAAAGTTTACGAAGCGGCCAGATGGCCGATGTGATTTTCAGCGGTTCCAGCAGCCGAAAACCCAGCGGAATGGCAGAAGTTTCCCTCCACTTTTCCGGCGGGCAGACTTTGGGGCTGGAGCAGGATGAATTGACCATCACACGACGTCTGTTTCGCAGCGGAGAAAGTGAGTATCTTCTCAACGGAAAATCCTGCCGTCTTCGCGATATACGCAATCTCTTTTTGGATACAGGCGTCGGCGTCAGTGCTTATTCGATTATTGAGCAGGGCCAGATCGACCAGCTGCTCCATGCCTCCAAGGTAGACCGTCGGATTATTTTCGAGGAAGCCGCAGGGATCAGCCGATTCAAAGTGCACAAAAAAGAAGCAGAACGAAAACTCGAACGGGCGGAACAAAATCTGCTCCGATTGGCCGACATCATCAATGAGGTCCAGCGGCAGCTGCGGAGTATCAAACTGCAGGCCGGGAAGGCACGCAGCTTTCTTGAATACACCCAGCGACTCAAAGAACTGCGCATCCGTTTTTCTCTTGCTGAATTTCACAAATATAAAACCCAGCAGAAGGAAAAAGAACAGACTCTCGGCCAGTGGCAGGAGCGTTTTGCACAAACCGCTGCGGAGGTGTCCCGTCTGGATGCAGCCGAGAGCCGTCTGCACAGTCAGCTCACCCAGGCCGAGGCGGAAATCGGCCGCTGGGACAATACCCTGATTGCCGCTCGCAGCCGAATTGAACAGCAAATAGAGCGCATTCGTTTCCTGAAGGACCGACTGTCTGAACTTCAGAAGAGAAAAAACGAGGCGAACGAGCAGGTTCGCACCATCAGCCGCCAATGCTCTCACTTTGTGGAAAGTATTGAGACACTTCGAGAAAAACTGCAGGCTGGAGAAGGACGTCTGCACGAACTGAATCAACGGATGCAGCGGCAGGAGGAAAAGATTCGCCAAAGCAGCCGGTTTTATGCGGAACTTCAATCACAGCTGGATGATGAAAAGTCCGGCATTCTCGACATCGTTCGTCGAACGGCTCAGCTGCATAACGAAATCCAGAGTCTGAATACGTATCGAAATAATTTGTCCGGCCAAAAGACCCGTCTAAGCGGAAAGGCGGCCCAGGTCCAGGAGCAAACAGCTGTATGGCTTACGGAAAAAGCCCAGCTTCAAACACGTCTGGAAGAGATTCAAAGTGTCCTGCGGCAGCTGAATCATACCTTATCGGAGCAGAAAGCATCGATGGAAGCCGTCGGTCAGGAAGAGGCTCTGCTGCGAAAGAGTCTCGAGCAGCTCAAGGAACAGCGAAGCGGACTTACGGCCGAACGAAATGTTCTCCGAGAGATGGAAAACCGGCGAGAGGGGCTCAATGAAGCCGTGAAAACCATCCTCGACCGATACCGTCACAATAAGCAGTCCGGCCTGATTGAGGGAGTTCTGGCGGATATTCTTCATACGGATGTAGAATATGCCCCGGCTGTGGAGGCCGCCCTCGGGCCCGCTCTTCAGGCCCTTCTGGTCAATGACACGCGGCAATTTCTCGATGAAAAATCCATTTATTCCGACCTGAACAGCCGGCTTCAGGTGCTTTGTCTGGATCGCTTTGAGCCGTTCCGGGATTTTCTGGATGTTCGAGAAATGAACGGAGTTCGTGGCCGGCTGATTGAATTTGTCAGTTTTGAGGAGCAGTATGCTCCCCTCTGCTGGTCGCTGCTGGGGAAAGTGCTTCTTGTAGATTCTGTAGAAACGGCTTTGGATTTAGCCGCCCGGCTGGACCGAGAATACCAATTCGTCACGCTCGGCGGACACCTTGTAAGCAACGGAATGCTTTTGTCTGTGGGGCCGCTGAATCAGTCTGCCGGTGCGGGGCTGCTTTCCCGCAAAAGCCGAATTGAACAGATTGAATCTGTACTCAACAACCTGCAGGAACAGATCAGCCGACAGGAGGAACATCTGCAGCAGGCCGATCAGAAATACGCTCATCTTTCGAAGGTCTGTCAGGACCTTCGCACGAGCATTTATGAGGCAACTGCGGAACGGGTGGATACGGAGTCGCGTCTGCGTCTGATCGAACAAAATCTCAAACGGCTGACGGACGAACAGCCCCTGATTTTCGAAGAGATGAAGCAGCTGGAGGAAGAAATTCAGCAGTCTGTCCGGCGTGAGCATGAATCACAGGGCAAACTGAAGGAATTGGAGGAGCTGAACCGCCAGCGGACGGAACAGATTGCCGCTCTTCAAAAGTCGCTGGACGAGAAAAAAACAGAGCTGGAAAAGGAGACGGCCGCTCTGACGGACTTAAAGATTCAGTACGGGCAGGCCGTCGAACAGCAGAAATCCATTCATCAGCAGATTTCCTCGCTTCAAAGTCAGCTGCAGCACAGCCGAATAGCTCTCCAAGCTGCCCGGACCGAGTTCCACAGCAGTCAAGAACAGATTGTACAAACGGAACGGGCTGTGCTGAAGACCGAATCGGAGATGAATCGTCTATATTTGGAAAAGGAAACAGCTCAGAGGCAAAGCCGTCTCCTGCACAAACAGATTGAAGCCCTTCAGGCCGAACAGAAGGAAAGTGAACAGCGCCTTCGTCAGAGCCGGCGGGTTCAGCAGGAGATTGAAGAGTCGATTCACCAGATTCAGATTGATCTGGGGCAGATTCAGGTGCGTCAGGAAGACCTGATTCAGCGTGTTCGGGAAGAACTTCAGATGGACTTGGCTGCTCAATACGAAACCTTCCGGGAGGAGCAGACCGACTGGGAAGCCGTTCAGGAAGAAATCCGCCAGCTGCGGGAAAAGATTGAACGGTTGGGACACGTGAATGTGGAAGCCATCGATCAGCAGGAAGAACTGGAGAAGCGGGCAGCTTTTCTTAGTGGTCAGGCCGAGGACCTTCAGCAAAGCAAGGCCCAATTGATGCAGCTGATTGAGCGAATCAATCGGGAAAGCCGGGAAAAGTTTGCCGCCACCTTCGAGCAGGTGCGAACCCATTTTCAGCAGATTTTCCGGAAACTGTTCGGCGGCGGCAAAGCGGATATCTTTCTCGAAAATCCGGAGGACCTGCTCGAAAGCGGCATTGAAATTGTCGCTCGCCCCCCCGGAAAAGAAACCCGAACCATCAGTCTGCTCAGCGGCGGCGAAAAGACAATGACGGCCATTGCTCTGCTGTTTGCCGTTTTTCAAAGCAAACCGTCTCCTTTCTGTGTTCTGGACGAAGTAGATGCGGCTCTGGATGAGGCCAATAATGAGCGGTTTAACCTCATTGTTCAGGAATTCAAGCAGCACAGTCAGTTTATCATTATTACACACTCCAAAAGAACCATGAGCATCGCAGATGTTCTTTACGGCATTACCATGCAGATGCAGGGGGTCAGCAAAAAAATCAGTGTTCAGTTTGAAAGCATAGAGAAGGCCGCAGACACAGCAGTGGCCTGACCGGATGCTGAACGCAAAAAGTCTTGAGACACACAGTGAAAGAAACAAAATGGAATCTGTAGAACAAATGACTCTGCCCGGGGGCCTGACTGTTCTGGTCCAGCCCGTCAGCGGTGTAGAATCGGCCTCTTTTTCTTTTCTGCTGCCCGGCGGCAGTGCCGCCCTGCCGGACGGCTGCTGCGGCGCGGCGGCGGTTCTGAATGACTGGCTCTTTCGCGGAGCCGGACCCTATGACAGCCGCCGTCTGGTGGAAGAACTGGATGGCATCGGCCTTCACCGCCAAAGCAGCGTAAGCCCGGAGTACCTCAGCTACGGCGGTTCTCTTGAATCCGAAAACCTCTCCAGAGCTCTTGAACTGTACGCCGACATTCTTCTGCGTCCGCGTTTAGAGGAGGACCTGTTTGAACCCAGCCGGCAGCTGGCTCGTCAGGAGCTGGAGGCTCTCGACGACGACCCCCGACAGAAAGTCAGTGTCTGCCTTTATGAGCGATTTTACCCGGATCCGCTCGGACGACCCTGTGTCGGAAAAGAAGAGGACCTTCGCCAGTTAACACCCTCGCAAACCAAAATCCTCAAAGAGCGGCTGTTTGCCTGGTCCGGAGCTGTTCTTGCGGCGGCGGGAAAAATCGACACGCACGCCTTCCTGAAACACATAGAGCGGCTGTTCGGAGAGATTCCCCCCTCTCGGGAATGTCCCCCTGTTTTGCGTGCAGCCGCCGGAGGGTATCAGCACTTCCCGAATCCGGGTGCTCAGGTGCACATTGGTTTTATGACGGAGGTTCCTCCGTTTGATTCACCGATGTACTATTCGATTATGGCGGCCTGCATGGTTCTTGGCGGAGGAATGAGCAGCCGGCTCTTTACAGAAGTACGGGAAAAAAGAGGACTCTGCTACGCCGTAGGGACGCGGTATCATTCCCTCCGTTCCTGCGCCGGTATTGCCGGATACGCGGGAACTACGCCGGACAAAGCGGAAGAAACCCTTTCCGTTATTCTTTCAGAATTCCGCCGGCTTCGAAACGGAATCAGCGAAGACGAACTCCTTCGTGCCAAAACGGGGCTGAAAAGCACACTGATTATGCAGAATGAATCGACCTCCGCCCGTGCTTCCCGGCTGGCGGCGGACTGGTTTTATCTCAAACGCATTCGACCTCTGGAGGAAATCCGCCAGGCCATCGAATCGCTCAGAATTCAGTCCAT contains these protein-coding regions:
- a CDS encoding flagellar basal body P-ring protein FlgI; its protein translation is MKTKKLSAFCRRQLGAASLLMPVFLFSCATEQKPALPLEQPVDLNKTIGNLADLYQFNAIEVRGFGIAAGLNGTGSSECPPALRAELEKYIRQQLPKTGGLSPRQFIDSPNTAVVEINGTIPRLAEKKETFDLLVFPIDRTTASLDGGYVYTAPLKERSTFVRYDQYAKTFASAHGQLFRNKLDQENASNWYLLGGGTVENEAALSLVLREPSFQAVNVIRNRLNERFGPDTATAVSSSEISLKIPPRYREQKERFLSMVHKFYLMNEEAAVKRHIEGLLEKLKKETDKTDAEIGLEAVGKRVLNRLAPLLGSADDKIRFHAARCMLNLGDEEALSVMEAFSKDTNNPYCLAALETIGLTVRPRKSEPILLRAASSDLPDVRLTAYRQLERIQSSSISRNLIADSFVVDRVFCSGRPLIYVFRSEAPKIVLFGSPIHCKPDVFLQSENTGILLNAKPEDKMIAVSRRHPNRPRLIGPIYSNRELSALIRTLGESADPSDNPKKQPGLAVPYQDIILLLKQLAENKMVDAEFLAGPMTQAGSFLQKTAQNDR
- the smc gene encoding chromosome segregation protein SMC encodes the protein MKLEKVVINGFKSFADKTELQFNQPITGIVGPNGCGKSNVVDAIKWVLGSQSPKSLRSGQMADVIFSGSSSRKPSGMAEVSLHFSGGQTLGLEQDELTITRRLFRSGESEYLLNGKSCRLRDIRNLFLDTGVGVSAYSIIEQGQIDQLLHASKVDRRIIFEEAAGISRFKVHKKEAERKLERAEQNLLRLADIINEVQRQLRSIKLQAGKARSFLEYTQRLKELRIRFSLAEFHKYKTQQKEKEQTLGQWQERFAQTAAEVSRLDAAESRLHSQLTQAEAEIGRWDNTLIAARSRIEQQIERIRFLKDRLSELQKRKNEANEQVRTISRQCSHFVESIETLREKLQAGEGRLHELNQRMQRQEEKIRQSSRFYAELQSQLDDEKSGILDIVRRTAQLHNEIQSLNTYRNNLSGQKTRLSGKAAQVQEQTAVWLTEKAQLQTRLEEIQSVLRQLNHTLSEQKASMEAVGQEEALLRKSLEQLKEQRSGLTAERNVLREMENRREGLNEAVKTILDRYRHNKQSGLIEGVLADILHTDVEYAPAVEAALGPALQALLVNDTRQFLDEKSIYSDLNSRLQVLCLDRFEPFRDFLDVREMNGVRGRLIEFVSFEEQYAPLCWSLLGKVLLVDSVETALDLAARLDREYQFVTLGGHLVSNGMLLSVGPLNQSAGAGLLSRKSRIEQIESVLNNLQEQISRQEEHLQQADQKYAHLSKVCQDLRTSIYEATAERVDTESRLRLIEQNLKRLTDEQPLIFEEMKQLEEEIQQSVRREHESQGKLKELEELNRQRTEQIAALQKSLDEKKTELEKETAALTDLKIQYGQAVEQQKSIHQQISSLQSQLQHSRIALQAARTEFHSSQEQIVQTERAVLKTESEMNRLYLEKETAQRQSRLLHKQIEALQAEQKESEQRLRQSRRVQQEIEESIHQIQIDLGQIQVRQEDLIQRVREELQMDLAAQYETFREEQTDWEAVQEEIRQLREKIERLGHVNVEAIDQQEELEKRAAFLSGQAEDLQQSKAQLMQLIERINRESREKFAATFEQVRTHFQQIFRKLFGGGKADIFLENPEDLLESGIEIVARPPGKETRTISLLSGGEKTMTAIALLFAVFQSKPSPFCVLDEVDAALDEANNERFNLIVQEFKQHSQFIIITHSKRTMSIADVLYGITMQMQGVSKKISVQFESIEKAADTAVA
- a CDS encoding pitrilysin family protein produces the protein MESVEQMTLPGGLTVLVQPVSGVESASFSFLLPGGSAALPDGCCGAAAVLNDWLFRGAGPYDSRRLVEELDGIGLHRQSSVSPEYLSYGGSLESENLSRALELYADILLRPRLEEDLFEPSRQLARQELEALDDDPRQKVSVCLYERFYPDPLGRPCVGKEEDLRQLTPSQTKILKERLFAWSGAVLAAAGKIDTHAFLKHIERLFGEIPPSRECPPVLRAAAGGYQHFPNPGAQVHIGFMTEVPPFDSPMYYSIMAACMVLGGGMSSRLFTEVREKRGLCYAVGTRYHSLRSCAGIAGYAGTTPDKAEETLSVILSEFRRLRNGISEDELLRAKTGLKSTLIMQNESTSARASRLAADWFYLKRIRPLEEIRQAIESLRIQSIQEFLDGPYGRKFTFVSFGPQPLQTLQKKE